A genomic stretch from Arachis stenosperma cultivar V10309 chromosome 3, arast.V10309.gnm1.PFL2, whole genome shotgun sequence includes:
- the LOC130968887 gene encoding uncharacterized protein LOC130968887, translating to MDFPKLNILLCLSIFLLSSFRAHAKVKFNYCDKKANYDVKVSAVEISPDPVVSGEAATFKIKASSGQAISGGDLIIAVSYLGIPVRTENHDFCEEVSSCPVSSGDFVISHTQTLPSFTPPGSYTLKMTLKDSKDELLTCIKFSFTIKFGSMVSDA from the exons ATGGATTTTCCAAAGCTCAACATTCTTCTATGCTTGTCCATCTTCCTTCTTTCATCCTTTCGCGCTCATGCCAAAGTCAAATTTAACTACTGCG ATAAGAAGGCAAACTATGATGTGAAGGTTTCTGCAGTTGAAATATCTCCAGATCCTGTTGTTAGTGGGGAAGCAGCTACCTTTAAAATTAAAGCTTCTTCTG GTCAAGCTATTTCTGGAGGGGACTTGATAATTGCAGTTTCATATCTTGGGATACCTGTCCGTACTGAAAATCATGATTTTTGTGAAGAAGTATCCTCCTGCCCTGTCTCTTCTGGAGACTTTGTGATTTCCCACACCCAGACATTGCCTTCATTCACTCCACCG GGATCCTACACTCTGAAGATGACACTGAAGGATAGCAAAGATGAGCTCTTAACTTGCATTAAGTTTAGCTTCACAATCAAATTTGGATCCATGGTGTCGGATGCCTAA
- the LOC130968886 gene encoding dnaJ protein homolog: MFGRAPKKSDNTRYYEILGVSKNASQDDLKKAYKKAAIKNHPDKGGDPEKFKELAQAYEVLSDPEKREIYDQYGEDALKEGMGGGGGGHDPFDIFQSFFGGSPFGGGGSSRGRRQRRGEDVVHPLKVSLEDLYLGTSKKLSLSRNVLCSKCNGKGSKSGNSTKCAGCQGTGMKVSIRHLGPSMIQQMQHPCNECKGTGETISDRDRCPQCKGEKVVQEKKVLEVHVEKGMQNGQKITFPGEADEAPDTITGDIVFVLQQKEHPKFKRKAEDLFVEHTLSLTESLCGFQFVLTHLDGRQLLIKSNPGEVVKPDSFKAINDEGMPIYQRPFMKGKLYIHFTVEFPESLNPDQVKALEAVLPSRPSSQLTDMELDECEETTLHDVNMEEESRRKAQAQQEAYEEDDDMPGGAQRVQCAQQ; encoded by the exons ATGTTTGGGAGGGCGCCGAAGAAGAGCGATAACACCAGGTACTATGAGATCCTTGGAGTCTCCAAGAACGCTTCACAGGATGATCTCAAGAAGGCTTACAAGAAAGCCGCCATCAAGAATCACCCTGACAAAGGCGGTGATCCCGAGAAG TTTAAAGAGCTTGCCCAGGCTTATGAGGTTCTGAGTGATCCTGAAAAGCGTGAGATTTATGATCAGTATGGTGAGGATGCTCTCAAAGAAGGAATGGGTGGCGGTGGTGGCGGCCACGACCCATTTGATATCTTCCAGTCTTTCTTTGGTGGGAGTCCCTTTGGCGGCG GTGGTAGTAGCAGAGGGAGGAGGCAGAGAAGGGGAGAAGATGTGGTTCACCCCCTCAAGGTCTCGCTTGAAGACCTATACCTCGGAACATCTAAAAAGCTCTCGCTCTCTCGCAATGTACTTTGCTCAAAGTGCAATGG CAAAGGGTCCAAGTCTGGGAATTCTACAAAGTGCGCTGGTTGCCAAGGAACTGGTATGAAGGTTTCTATCAGGCACCTTGGTCCCTCTATGATTCAGCAAATGCAGCATCCTTGCAATGAATGTAAGGGTACTGGCGAAACCATCAGTGACAGGGACCGTTGCCCACAGTGCAAAGGAGAGAAGGTTGTGCAGGAGAAGAAGGTTCTTGAGGTCCATGTGGAGAAGGGTATGCAGAACGGACAGAAGATTACATTCCCTGGTGAAGCTGATGAAGCG CCAGATACTATCACTGGGGATATTGTATTTGTCCTTCAGCAAAAGGAGCACCCCAAGTTCAAAAGGAAGGCAGAAGACCTTTTTGTAGAACACACTTTGTCCCTCACTGAGTCGCTATGTGGCTTCCAATTTGTGCTCACACACTTGGATGGCAGGCAACTCCTTATTAAATCAAACCCTGGTGAAGTTGTCAAGCCTG ACTCATTCAAAGCGATTAATGATGAGGGAATGCCAATATACCAGAGGCCATTCATGAAGGGCAAGCTTTACATCCACTTCACTGTTGAATTCCCAGAGTCTTTGAACCCTGATCAGGTTAAGGCTCTAGAAGCTGTTCTGCCATCGAGGCCTTCCTCACAGTTAACAGACATGGAGCTTGATGAGTGTGAGGAGACCACACTACATGATGTCAACATGGAGGAAGAGTCAAGGAGGAAGGCACAAGCTCAGCAGGAGGCatatgaagaagatgatgacaTGCCTGGTGGTGCACAGAGGGTACAGTGCGCCCAGCAGTAG
- the LOC130970286 gene encoding putative pentatricopeptide repeat-containing protein At3g11460, mitochondrial, whose amino-acid sequence MNSIKLTRKLKPTPSPPCNTTTFTTFTHSPQHPPPPLATHTFPLSSLECGTLLQFLANSKSLSQAKQLHCHVISCGTLLNNTYLGTKLAACYASCAQMREAHHLFDEISLKNSFLWNSMIRGYACNGFPWRSLFMYREMFSFGVEADNFTYPFVLKACGDLLLGEMGRKVHALVMVSGLGSDIYVANSLMSMYFKLGEIGIASFVFDEMPQRDLSSWNTLMSGYVKNGEARVALGVYDCMRKAGVDGDGTTLLSLLCACGDLTDLSMGRAVHGYIVRNGGTLCNEFLMNSLIDMYCNCDSVSAARKVFEGLTVKDTVSWNSLISGYERHGDPFEVLELFSQMFIGGVIPDEVTIISILGACNQTSALQLGSSVHSYIVKKGFGVNTAVGTALVSMYANCGSLLRARQAFDEMPEKNLASWTVMVTAFGTHGRGREAISLFYDMLGQHIIPDEGMFTSVLSACSHSGLVDEGKEIFYKVMRDYNMEPGHTQYSCLIDLLGRAGNLDEAYIVINDMRLKPNEDIWTSLLSACRLHRNLKLAEIAAEKLFELNPNEVSGYVCLANIYAAERRWEDVEKVRELVKKRRLSKPPSYSFVELNNMVHQFFVGDKLHQKSDEIFAKLKELNEQLKKIGYKPETSFVLYDVEEEVKERMLWDHSERLALAFALINTNPGVTIRITKNLRVCGDCHTVMKMISKLTDREIIMRDITRFHHFRDGRCSCGDYW is encoded by the coding sequence ATGAATTCAATCAAACTCACGCGCAAACTCAAGCCAACACCATCACCACCATGCAACACAACCACATTCACTACTTTCACCCATTCCCCACAAcaccctcctcctcctctcgCAACCCACACTttccctctctcttctctcgAATGCGGAACCTTGCTTCAGTTCCTCGCCAACTCCAAGTCCCTCTCACAGGCCAAACAGCTTCACTGCCACGTCATCAGTTGCGGCACCCTCCTCAACAACACCTACCTCGGAACAAAGCTCGCAGCTTGCTACGCTTCATGTGCCCAAATGAGAGAAGCACACCACCTGTTCGACGAAATTTCGCTTAAGAACTCCTTTTTGTGGAACTCAATGATAAGGGGTTACGCTTGTAACGGTTTTCCGTGGAGGTCCCTTTTTATGTACCGTGAGATGTTCAGTTTCGGTGTCGAGGCTGATAATTTCACGTACCCTTTTGTTCTCAAGGCGTGTGGTGATCTTTTGCTTGGTGAGATGGGTAGAAAGGTTCATGCTTTGGTTATGGTTAGTGGGTTGGGGTCTGATATTTATGTTGCGAATTCGCTGATGTCAATGTATTTTAAGCTTGGGGAAATTGGGATCGCGAGTTtcgtgtttgatgaaatgcctcaGAGGGATTTGAGTTCGTGGAATACTTTGATGTCAGGGTATGTGAAGAACGGTGAGGCAAGGGTTGCTTTGGGGGTTTATGATTGCATGAGAAAGGCTGGTGTTGATGGAGATGGGACTACTTTGCTTTCACTCCTTTGTGCTTGTGGTGATCTTACGGATTTGAGTATGGGGAGAGCGGTTCATGGTTACATTGTGAGGAATGGTGGTACACTGTGTAATGAGTTTTTGATGAATTCTCTTATTGACATGTACTGCAATTGTGATTCAGTGTCTGCTGCTAGGAAAGTATTCGAAGGATTGACAGTGAAGGATACCGTGTCTTGGAATTCTTTGATTTCCGGTTATGAGCGACATGGAGACCCTTTTGAAGTTTTGGAGCTTTTCAGTCAGATGTTTATAGGAGGTGTGATTCCTGATGAGGTGACTATTATTTCTATACTTGGGGCCTGTAATCAAACCTCCGCCTTGCAATTGGGTTCATCGGTTCACTCATATATTGTCAAAAAGGGTTTTGGTGTAAATACTGCTGTGGGAACTGCCCTTGTTAGCATGTATGCTAACTGTGGAAGTTTACTTCGTGCACGTCAAGCATTCGACGAGATGCCAGAAAAAAATTTGGCTTCATGGACAGTTATGGTTACCGCATTTGGAACTCATGGGAGGGGAAGAGAGGCTATCTCCCTCTTTTATGACATGTTAGGTCAACATATTATTCCAGATGAAGGCATGTTTACTTCAGTTTTATCGGCTTGCAGTCATTCTGGATTAGTCGACGAGGGTAAAGAAATATTCTATAAAGTGATGAGAGACTACAATATGGAACCTGGGCACACTCAATATTCCTGTTTGATTGATCTACTTGGCAGAGCAGGGAACTTAGATGAAGCATATATAGTTATAAACGACATGAGATTGAAACCCAACGAGGATATATGGACTTCTCTCCTTTCAGCTTGTAGATTACACCGAAACCTCAAGTTAGCTGAGATTGCAGCTGAGAAACTTTTTGAATTGAATCCAAATGAAGTAAGCGGCTATGTTTGTCTTGCTAACATATATGCTGCCGAGAGACGGTGGGAAGATGTTGAAAAGGTGAGGGAATTGGTGAAGAAAAGGAGATTGAGCAAGCCACCTAGTTACAGTTTTGTGGAGTTAAATAATATGGTTCATCAATTTTTTGTTGGAGATAAATTGCACCAAAAATCAGATGAAATTTTTGCCAAATTGAAAGAACTGAATGAGCAGCTTAAAAAAATTGGGTACAAGCCTGAAACTAGTTTTGTTCTCTATGATGTGGAGGAAGAAGTAAAGGAGAGGATGCTCTGGGATCATAGTGAGCGGTTGGCTCTTGCTTTTGCTCTTATTAACACTAATCCGGGAGTCACAATCAGAATAACCAAGAATCTTCGTGTGTGCGGTGATTGCCACACAGTGATGAAGATGATTTCTAAGCTCACAGATCGCGAGATTATTATGCGAGATATCACTAGGTTTCACCATTTTAGAGATGGAAGGTGTTCGTGTGGTGATTACTGGTGA